A window of Microcystis aeruginosa FD4 contains these coding sequences:
- a CDS encoding SDR family NAD(P)-dependent oxidoreductase, whose product MANLTKHHKALITGGSRGLGAAMASLLEDQGVEVIAPTRDVLDLARMESIAAYIASEQGTGFDIIINNAGINLLNELTHVKDEDWQIMLQVNLTAPMALIRGFSPYMKAQKWGRIVNISSIFSLVTRENRSAYSATKAGLNGLTRTAAVELAPHGILVNAVCPGYVETELTFVNNSPEQLAAITATIPLQRLAQPHEIAKLVSFLCSEENTYLTGQTLVIDGGFTCK is encoded by the coding sequence ATGGCAAATCTAACAAAGCATCATAAAGCCTTGATTACCGGGGGTTCTCGCGGACTTGGGGCTGCCATGGCCTCATTATTGGAAGACCAAGGCGTTGAAGTAATTGCCCCAACACGGGATGTCTTGGATCTTGCCCGCATGGAGTCCATTGCCGCTTATATCGCTTCCGAGCAGGGGACGGGGTTTGACATAATCATCAATAATGCTGGGATTAATCTTCTCAATGAACTTACCCATGTCAAAGATGAGGACTGGCAAATTATGCTTCAGGTGAATTTGACTGCCCCCATGGCCCTAATTAGAGGGTTCTCTCCCTATATGAAAGCCCAAAAGTGGGGAAGGATAGTCAATATAAGCTCTATCTTTAGTTTAGTCACCAGAGAAAACCGCTCTGCTTACTCGGCAACTAAAGCAGGGTTAAACGGTTTGACCCGGACTGCGGCAGTGGAATTGGCTCCCCATGGCATTCTCGTAAATGCGGTTTGTCCGGGATATGTGGAAACCGAGTTAACCTTTGTCAATAATTCTCCTGAACAGTTAGCGGCAATTACTGCTACCATCCCCTTACAACGTCTTGCCCAACCCCATGAAATTGCCAAGCTAGTTAGTTTTTTGTGTTCGGAAGAAAATACCTATCTCACTGGACAAACTCTAGTAATTGATGGCGGCTTCACCTGTAAATAA
- a CDS encoding aldolase/citrate lyase family protein — protein MNSMEKRMVELLLELKENYNVCGVKAEFEAEGTRMEEAMRLKEVSLTAGLGLNLKIGGCEAIKDMFDATSLGAERVIAPMVETAYALKKYLNAINIGFGSDHKEDVEFLINLETITAFKNFDEMLSLPEIKSLSGVVIGRVDLSGSMGLTREDINSDQVLDIALKIAEKAKSAGLKVVVGGGVSVHSLPFFKAFPEGHLDRFETRKVVFRCPEAINNPEEAFLKAVEFELMWLKNKKNYYGAIHREDDARLEMMEERYRNSINKLIYGKSNKAS, from the coding sequence ATGAACTCGATGGAAAAACGAATGGTGGAACTTTTATTGGAGTTAAAGGAGAACTATAACGTTTGTGGAGTCAAAGCCGAATTTGAAGCGGAAGGCACTCGCATGGAAGAGGCAATGCGCCTCAAAGAGGTTAGTCTTACAGCCGGCTTGGGTTTAAACTTAAAAATTGGTGGCTGTGAGGCCATCAAGGATATGTTTGATGCTACTAGCTTAGGGGCTGAACGGGTAATTGCTCCCATGGTAGAAACGGCCTACGCCTTGAAAAAATACCTGAATGCGATCAACATTGGCTTTGGCAGTGATCACAAAGAAGATGTAGAATTTCTGATTAACTTAGAAACGATTACAGCTTTCAAAAACTTTGATGAAATGTTATCCTTGCCCGAAATCAAGTCTTTAAGTGGGGTGGTGATTGGGCGAGTTGACTTGTCTGGTTCTATGGGATTAACTCGTGAAGATATTAATAGCGATCAAGTCCTAGATATTGCCTTGAAAATTGCTGAAAAAGCGAAATCAGCGGGGTTAAAAGTGGTTGTAGGCGGTGGGGTTTCCGTTCATTCATTACCTTTCTTTAAAGCCTTTCCTGAAGGACATCTTGATCGCTTTGAAACCCGAAAGGTTGTCTTCCGTTGTCCGGAAGCCATCAATAACCCAGAGGAGGCTTTTTTGAAGGCGGTTGAATTTGAGCTTATGTGGCTGAAAAATAAAAAGAATTACTATGGGGCAATTCATCGGGAGGATGATGCTCGCTTAGAAATGATGGAAGAGCGCTATCGCAATTCAATTAATAAGTTAATCTATGGCAAATCTAACAAAGCATCATAA
- a CDS encoding thiamine pyrophosphate-binding protein has translation MRVADYIAQTLVEHGIHDVFLLTGGGAMHLNDAFGRCPGLSYTCCHHEQACAMAAESYYRLTNRLAALNVTTGPGGTNAITGVYGAWTDSIGMIVISGQVKWETVVRSTDLPLRQLGDQEIDIVKLVEPITKYAVMVTDPQSIRYHLERALHLAQSGRPGPCWLDIPMNVQGAKIDPTSLPGYDPKEDAIKYTTTNLAATCEQVINRLKTAERPVIYAGSGIRLGRAYEDFLRLVNTWKIPVVTAWNAHDLIWNDHPYYIGRPGTVGDRPGNFAVQNSDFLLVLGCRLNIRQVSYNWENFAREAYKIIVDIDESELKKPTLKPDLPIHADIADFLAHLLQQEVEPTQHHQQWLDWCLIRKEKYPTVLPEYWLTQGAVNPYCFAQALFKELPADEIVVTGDGTACVTTFQAALIKEGQRLYTNSGCASMGYDLPAAIGACIGSGKRRVICIAGDGSIQLNLQELQTLVGYQLPIKIFVLNNQGYHSIRQTQQNFFADNIVGCGPESGVTFPSFEKLAAAYGIPYRLCREHSTMREAIQETIEGEGSQICEVFLDLNQPFAPKLSSRRLDDGRMVSSPLEDLSPFLDRDEFMSNMIVAPITE, from the coding sequence ATGAGAGTTGCCGACTATATCGCCCAAACCCTTGTGGAACATGGCATCCATGATGTTTTTTTGCTTACTGGTGGTGGGGCGATGCACCTGAATGATGCTTTCGGGCGCTGTCCAGGACTATCCTACACCTGTTGCCACCACGAACAAGCTTGTGCTATGGCCGCTGAAAGCTACTATCGCTTGACAAACCGCCTCGCCGCTCTCAATGTAACCACAGGACCGGGGGGAACTAATGCCATTACCGGAGTCTATGGAGCTTGGACAGATTCTATTGGGATGATTGTTATTTCTGGACAGGTGAAATGGGAAACCGTAGTCAGAAGTACAGACTTACCCCTCAGACAATTGGGAGATCAGGAAATTGATATTGTTAAATTAGTGGAGCCGATTACTAAATATGCCGTAATGGTGACAGATCCTCAGTCAATTCGCTACCATCTTGAAAGAGCGTTACATCTGGCTCAGTCTGGCCGTCCCGGTCCTTGCTGGTTAGATATACCGATGAACGTGCAAGGAGCTAAGATTGATCCCACATCTCTACCGGGCTACGACCCTAAAGAAGATGCCATCAAATATACTACCACCAATCTAGCAGCCACCTGTGAACAAGTTATCAACCGACTGAAAACCGCCGAACGCCCGGTTATCTACGCCGGCTCGGGAATTCGTTTAGGGAGGGCTTATGAAGACTTCCTGCGCTTAGTGAATACTTGGAAAATCCCTGTAGTTACAGCTTGGAACGCTCACGATCTGATCTGGAACGATCATCCTTACTATATTGGTAGGCCAGGCACGGTCGGCGATCGCCCTGGCAATTTTGCCGTCCAAAATTCTGATTTCTTATTAGTTTTAGGTTGCCGGCTCAACATCCGCCAGGTGAGCTATAACTGGGAAAATTTTGCCCGGGAAGCCTATAAGATTATCGTGGATATTGACGAGTCAGAACTGAAAAAGCCAACACTCAAGCCGGATCTACCTATTCACGCCGATATAGCCGACTTCTTGGCGCATTTACTGCAACAGGAAGTTGAGCCAACACAACATCATCAACAGTGGCTAGACTGGTGTTTGATTCGTAAGGAAAAATATCCCACTGTCTTACCCGAGTATTGGCTAACACAAGGGGCAGTTAACCCTTATTGCTTTGCCCAAGCACTCTTTAAGGAACTCCCTGCGGATGAAATCGTGGTGACAGGTGATGGAACTGCCTGTGTGACGACATTTCAAGCGGCATTAATCAAAGAGGGACAGCGCCTCTATACTAACTCTGGTTGTGCCTCCATGGGATACGATCTACCCGCGGCGATTGGTGCTTGCATTGGTAGTGGTAAGCGGCGAGTGATTTGTATTGCCGGGGATGGCAGCATTCAATTAAACCTACAAGAATTACAAACCCTAGTGGGATATCAACTGCCGATCAAGATTTTTGTCCTCAATAATCAAGGATATCACTCGATTCGTCAAACTCAGCAGAATTTCTTTGCCGATAATATTGTCGGTTGTGGACCGGAAAGTGGCGTGACCTTTCCCAGTTTTGAAAAGTTAGCGGCGGCCTATGGAATTCCTTACCGACTTTGCCGAGAACATTCAACTATGCGGGAAGCTATTCAAGAAACCATTGAAGGAGAAGGTTCTCAAATCTGTGAGGTGTTTTTAGATCTCAATCAACCCTTTGCTCCTAAGTTGTCTTCTCGTCGCTTGGATGATGGGCGCATGGTATCTTCTCCCTTAGAAGATTTATCCCCCTTCCTAGATCGGGATGAGTTTATGAGTAATATGATTGTTGCACCGATAACCGAATAG
- a CDS encoding class I SAM-dependent methyltransferase, which yields MTVETLASYYETAASDEFIYTSENIYFLNHYYNKLKREIYRITGKTSGNILDVGCSGGYFLDIMQEWNRYGIEISDKEASIAKSKYGDNIVSVVIENYPVRESFFDVITLQDVLDHCINPTEVIDSCYKMLKPGGLIIIKVHDISCLYARIRDLRFDNVPFGRTQFAPTLWTKSVTVGAQSLRPPIDWDIIPTQVPKR from the coding sequence ATGACAGTTGAAACCCTTGCAAGTTACTATGAAACAGCAGCATCGGACGAATTCATTTATACTTCAGAAAACATATATTTCTTAAACCATTACTATAACAAGCTCAAGCGTGAAATATATAGAATAACCGGTAAAACATCTGGCAATATTCTTGATGTTGGTTGCTCTGGTGGGTATTTTCTCGATATCATGCAGGAATGGAATCGTTATGGAATCGAAATATCTGACAAAGAAGCTTCAATTGCTAAGTCGAAGTATGGAGATAATATTGTATCGGTGGTTATCGAAAACTATCCGGTTAGGGAATCGTTTTTCGACGTAATTACGCTTCAGGATGTCTTGGATCATTGTATTAATCCAACTGAAGTTATTGACAGCTGCTATAAAATGCTTAAACCTGGAGGTCTGATCATCATAAAGGTTCACGATATTTCCTGTCTCTATGCTCGGATAAGGGACTTGCGCTTTGATAATGTACCTTTTGGGCGAACGCAGTTCGCCCCTACATTGTGGACAAAATCCGTTACTGTAGGGGCGCAAAGCTTGCGCCCTCCGATCGATTGGGATATTATTCCCACGCAAGTCCCTAAGCGGTAA
- a CDS encoding NAD-dependent epimerase/dehydratase family protein — protein MTNLLTNDLNHILAHTKTLWEELRGQRIFITGGTGFFGCWLLESFIWANDQLDLKASAVVLTRNTDSFRQKAPHLANHPAIQFHSGDVRSFQFPEGEFSYIIHGATEASAKLNQEDPLLMFATIIEGTRHTLEFAKVCQAKKFLLTSSGAVYGKQPPEITHVSEDYLGSPDLTNPGYAYAEGKRAAEMLCTLYAKQHGLETKIARCFAFVGPYLPLDTHFAIGNFILDGLMGGSILVRGDGTPYRSYLYAADLAIWLWTILFKGKSCYPYNVGSDEDLTIAELAKVVASTFATKVEVVIAKEPIPGKPAERYVPSVKRAFSELQLKPLISLRESIVRTIDYVSATLL, from the coding sequence ATGACCAATCTTCTAACAAATGACTTAAATCATATTCTTGCCCATACTAAAACCCTGTGGGAAGAATTGCGGGGACAACGAATATTTATTACCGGAGGTACAGGCTTTTTTGGCTGTTGGTTATTAGAAAGTTTTATCTGGGCTAATGATCAGCTAGACTTAAAAGCATCGGCGGTTGTTTTAACCAGAAATACTGATAGTTTCAGGCAAAAAGCTCCTCATTTAGCCAATCATCCCGCTATTCAATTCCATAGCGGTGATGTTAGGTCATTTCAGTTTCCTGAAGGGGAGTTTTCTTATATTATTCATGGTGCCACTGAAGCGAGTGCCAAACTAAATCAAGAAGATCCATTACTGATGTTTGCTACGATTATTGAGGGAACAAGGCATACTTTAGAATTTGCTAAAGTATGTCAGGCTAAAAAGTTCTTATTAACCAGTTCCGGTGCGGTTTATGGCAAACAACCCCCTGAGATAACCCATGTTTCCGAAGACTATTTAGGCTCTCCTGATTTAACTAATCCGGGTTATGCTTATGCCGAAGGAAAACGGGCAGCAGAAATGCTCTGCACCCTTTATGCTAAACAACATGGCTTAGAAACGAAAATTGCTCGTTGCTTTGCCTTTGTCGGTCCCTATTTGCCACTGGATACCCATTTTGCCATTGGTAATTTTATTTTAGATGGTCTAATGGGGGGGTCAATTCTCGTCAGGGGGGATGGTACTCCTTATCGTTCTTATCTCTACGCAGCAGATTTGGCGATTTGGCTGTGGACAATTTTGTTTAAGGGGAAATCATGCTACCCTTATAATGTCGGTTCAGATGAGGACTTAACTATCGCTGAATTAGCAAAAGTTGTTGCCAGTACATTTGCAACAAAAGTTGAGGTAGTTATAGCTAAAGAACCTATCCCCGGTAAACCTGCTGAACGTTACGTTCCTTCAGTAAAACGAGCGTTTTCTGAACTACAACTTAAGCCCTTGATTTCCTTAAGAGAATCAATTGTTAGAACTATTGATTATGTGTCAGCAACTTTATTATAA